In Nitrospira sp., a single genomic region encodes these proteins:
- a CDS encoding cobalamin-binding protein yields the protein MNSCGRWILTGVTLAVAIVTGGSIAWACGEGGCADMTRRQQGILTGMPFMAHVSSRSFVDDAGRKMYLAKTPVRIVSLAPSVTEMLFAIGAGEQLIGVTDFCDYPPEAKAKPKLGYAHPNLESLMALQPDLVLAPQEFLKPDVILKLEQLKVPVFILSATTVEDILGHIQTLGRMLDRSVQANAIAMTLRQDVAAIRLRMQNMSPVRVLYVLNSHPLITVGPGSFIDQLLRIAGATNVAAQSQLPYPRMSLEVVLQQDPEVLLFPIGKAEGISDSEQQAWRQWQTMTAVRRGRLHQIPADLLNRPGPRIGQALTMLVNILHPEIAAGPSSQP from the coding sequence TTGAACTCGTGTGGCCGCTGGATTCTGACGGGTGTCACGTTGGCCGTTGCCATCGTGACGGGTGGGTCCATCGCCTGGGCCTGCGGTGAGGGGGGCTGTGCGGATATGACGCGGCGTCAGCAGGGAATTCTGACCGGCATGCCGTTTATGGCGCATGTGTCGTCCCGGTCGTTTGTCGACGACGCCGGCCGGAAAATGTATTTGGCCAAGACGCCGGTGCGCATCGTCTCGCTGGCGCCGAGTGTCACTGAAATGTTGTTTGCCATCGGGGCCGGGGAGCAACTCATCGGCGTGACGGACTTTTGTGACTATCCCCCGGAGGCTAAAGCGAAGCCGAAGCTCGGGTATGCCCATCCGAATCTTGAATCGTTGATGGCTCTCCAGCCGGACCTGGTCTTGGCTCCACAGGAATTTCTAAAGCCCGACGTCATTCTGAAGCTGGAGCAGTTGAAAGTTCCGGTCTTTATTCTGTCCGCCACAACGGTGGAGGACATTCTCGGACATATTCAGACACTGGGGCGCATGCTTGATCGCTCGGTGCAGGCCAATGCCATCGCGATGACGCTGCGGCAGGACGTGGCGGCTATCCGGCTGAGGATGCAGAACATGTCTCCCGTGCGAGTGCTGTATGTGCTCAATAGTCACCCATTGATTACCGTGGGGCCGGGAAGTTTCATCGATCAGCTGCTTCGAATCGCGGGAGCCACCAACGTCGCGGCCCAGAGCCAGCTCCCGTATCCGCGGATGAGTTTGGAGGTCGTGCTGCAACAGGACCCGGAAGTCTTGCTCTTTCCGATCGGAAAAGCCGAAGGGATTTCGGATAGTGAACAGCAGGCCTGGCGGCAATGGCAGACGATGACAGCGGTTCGGCGGGGGCGGCTGCATCAGATCCCCGCGGATCTCTTGAACCGGCCCGGGCCTCGAATCGGCCAGGCGCTGACGATGCTGGTGAACATTCTTCACCCGGAGATTGCGGCCGGACCTTCGTCCCAACCGTAG
- a CDS encoding SemiSWEET transporter yields METANWIGFVAGTLTTIAFLPQLQRTWTTKSADDMSLAMLLTFTTGVFLWLIYGLYLMAWPIVVTNAITFILTLAILVLKLKYQKRR; encoded by the coding sequence ATGGAGACTGCTAATTGGATCGGATTTGTCGCCGGGACGCTCACAACGATCGCGTTCTTGCCACAACTACAGCGGACCTGGACGACAAAGTCTGCCGATGATATGTCGCTTGCGATGTTGTTGACCTTTACAACCGGAGTCTTTCTGTGGCTGATCTACGGTTTGTATCTGATGGCGTGGCCGATCGTTGTCACAAACGCCATCACGTTTATACTGACACTCGCGATTTTGGTCCTCAAGCTCAAGTATCAGAAGCGGCGTTGA
- the rpmB gene encoding 50S ribosomal protein L28: protein MAFTCDLCQKKPKSGNNVSHANNKTKRVFNPNIQTVRAVVDGANKKIRVCTRCLRSGLVKKAV from the coding sequence GTGGCATTCACTTGCGATCTCTGTCAGAAAAAACCGAAATCCGGGAACAACGTCAGTCACGCGAACAACAAGACCAAGCGGGTATTTAACCCCAATATTCAGACTGTTCGTGCAGTTGTAGACGGAGCGAACAAAAAGATTCGCGTGTGCACCCGTTGCCTCCGCTCAGGACTGGTCAAGAAGGCCGTCTAG
- the tyrS gene encoding tyrosine--tRNA ligase: MSDLNRQLDLILRGTVEVIQRTELEAKLTRSLKENRPLRVKAGFDPTAPDLHLGHTVLIHKLKHFQDLGHQVLFLIGDFTGMIGDPTGVSETRRALTKEQVQENAKTYQRQIFKILDPQKTVIEFNSTWMGAMAAEGLIQLAAHYRVARMMERDDFHKRFHEQKPISVHEFLYPLVQGYDSVAMKADVELGGTDQKFNLLVGRELQRDFGQESQVVITMPLLEGTDGIKKMSKSVGNYIALEDKPEDMFGKVMSISDTLMLRYYELLTTEDLARVKTLHPMEAKQSLAELLVARYHGEEAGKQARDAFQHKFSEREFPDEPDVRLVLTDQDLKDGQSIGLVDLVAKTGLVTSKSEARRLVIQGGVEFDQKKQSDANAVVVLDAGRQYQMKIGRRKFALVERAK; the protein is encoded by the coding sequence ATGAGTGATTTGAATCGGCAGCTTGATCTCATTCTGCGGGGGACCGTGGAGGTCATTCAGCGTACGGAGCTGGAGGCTAAACTGACGCGCTCGTTGAAAGAGAATCGTCCGCTTCGCGTGAAGGCGGGATTCGATCCGACTGCGCCTGATCTGCACCTCGGTCATACCGTCTTGATCCACAAGCTGAAGCATTTTCAGGATCTCGGGCATCAGGTGCTGTTCCTGATCGGTGATTTCACCGGCATGATCGGCGATCCCACCGGCGTGTCGGAAACCCGCCGCGCATTGACGAAGGAGCAGGTGCAGGAGAACGCCAAGACCTACCAGCGACAGATTTTTAAGATCCTCGATCCGCAGAAGACCGTCATCGAGTTCAATAGTACCTGGATGGGTGCGATGGCGGCCGAAGGCTTGATTCAACTGGCGGCGCACTATCGCGTGGCGCGGATGATGGAGCGGGACGATTTTCACAAGCGCTTTCACGAGCAGAAGCCGATCAGTGTCCATGAATTTCTCTACCCGCTGGTGCAGGGCTACGATTCGGTTGCAATGAAGGCGGATGTGGAGCTGGGCGGGACCGACCAGAAGTTTAATTTGTTGGTCGGACGGGAGCTGCAGCGCGATTTCGGGCAGGAGTCGCAGGTGGTCATCACGATGCCGCTCCTTGAAGGGACCGACGGCATCAAGAAGATGAGTAAGAGTGTCGGTAACTATATCGCGCTTGAAGATAAGCCTGAAGACATGTTCGGCAAGGTGATGTCGATCAGCGATACGTTGATGCTGCGGTACTATGAATTGTTGACCACGGAAGATCTTGCGCGGGTGAAGACGCTCCATCCGATGGAAGCCAAGCAGTCGTTGGCGGAACTCCTTGTGGCCCGTTATCATGGAGAAGAAGCGGGGAAGCAGGCGAGGGACGCTTTTCAGCACAAGTTTTCCGAGCGGGAGTTTCCGGACGAGCCGGATGTTCGATTAGTTTTGACTGATCAGGATCTCAAGGACGGCCAGTCGATCGGGCTGGTTGATCTAGTGGCCAAAACGGGTCTGGTAACGAGTAAGAGCGAGGCCCGGCGGCTGGTGATTCAGGGCGGTGTGGAGTTCGATCAGAAGAAACAGAGCGATGCCAATGCGGTGGTCGTGCTCGATGCCGGCCGCCAGTATCAAATGAAAATCGGCCGGCGAAAGTTCGCCTTGGTGGAACGGGCCAAGTAG
- a CDS encoding helix-hairpin-helix domain-containing protein → MSVLQSLLIKLGMLALTMGVVLWVGWQVPQTMQRPAVTHAASLSSENPSITTATAVDSMISSAEVSEARRLSNKPKPVDLNSATVTDFDQLPGVGPVLAKRIMDYRKSVGHFHAVEDLRAVKGIGAKKLDQLKPFVTVVRPVTQDQGKKGPV, encoded by the coding sequence ATGAGCGTCCTCCAGTCGCTTCTCATCAAGCTGGGCATGTTGGCGCTCACGATGGGTGTCGTGTTGTGGGTCGGTTGGCAGGTCCCCCAAACGATGCAGCGCCCTGCGGTGACCCATGCGGCCTCGTTGTCATCAGAGAATCCATCGATCACCACGGCCACGGCAGTTGATTCTATGATTTCATCTGCCGAGGTGAGTGAGGCGCGCAGGTTGTCGAACAAGCCGAAACCGGTTGACCTGAACAGTGCGACTGTAACCGACTTCGATCAGCTTCCCGGCGTCGGTCCTGTGTTGGCCAAACGGATTATGGATTATCGGAAATCTGTCGGGCATTTTCACGCGGTCGAGGATCTGCGGGCGGTGAAAGGGATTGGAGCGAAGAAGTTGGACCAACTGAAGCCATTTGTAACCGTGGTGAGGCCTGTTACGCAGGATCAGGGAAAGAAGGGGCCGGTATGA
- the lpdA gene encoding dihydrolipoyl dehydrogenase: MSKHIAILGAGPGGYVAAIRAAQLGARVTVIEQQALGGVCLNWGCIPSKALLSVIELGDKLKKAEDLGILLSGSPRYDLARMVARKNKVVASLVKGIATLFNAWKIEVVDGRGALVDARTITVTAKDGAQRQVQADAILIATGSSWPQLAQFPVDENTIITSKQALDLESAPPRMIILGAGVEGCECASLFSGLGTQVTMVELQAAVLPLEDEEVSVLMARELKKRGVDVRTGTTIQEAQVREGIVTAQLKEGSTVEAEMLLVSIGRGFQSRDIGAEAAGVALGKRGEILVDDRMETNVPGVYAIGDVVGKAMLAHVASAQGKVAVENIMGHPTKIRYEVIPAGIFTLPEVGRVGLTERQAREQAQAAGQDPEQAVKVGRFRYAALGKAQATGDLTGLFKVIADTATGKLLGAHIVGAHAADLIHEAALAMETGATVSQIAHMIHAHPTLAEGFLEAVEDAEGCAIHQMKKKL, translated from the coding sequence ATGTCGAAACACATCGCGATTCTGGGAGCCGGGCCTGGCGGGTACGTGGCGGCGATTCGCGCGGCCCAATTGGGCGCACGGGTCACGGTCATCGAGCAACAGGCGCTCGGCGGTGTGTGTTTGAATTGGGGCTGTATCCCCAGCAAGGCCCTCCTTTCCGTCATCGAACTCGGCGATAAGCTCAAAAAAGCCGAGGATCTCGGCATTCTGTTGTCCGGTTCGCCCCGCTACGATCTGGCCCGCATGGTAGCCAGGAAGAACAAGGTGGTGGCGTCGCTGGTCAAAGGCATCGCCACGTTGTTCAACGCCTGGAAGATCGAGGTGGTCGACGGGCGCGGCGCGTTGGTCGATGCGCGCACGATCACGGTGACCGCGAAGGACGGGGCACAGCGGCAAGTGCAGGCGGATGCGATCCTGATTGCCACGGGATCGTCCTGGCCGCAGTTGGCGCAATTTCCTGTCGACGAAAATACCATTATTACCAGCAAGCAGGCGCTTGATCTGGAGTCGGCTCCGCCGCGGATGATCATTCTCGGCGCCGGGGTCGAGGGGTGCGAGTGTGCCTCGCTCTTCAGCGGCCTGGGCACGCAGGTGACCATGGTCGAGCTGCAAGCGGCCGTGCTTCCACTGGAAGATGAAGAGGTCTCCGTGCTGATGGCGCGCGAGCTCAAAAAACGCGGCGTCGATGTCAGGACGGGAACGACGATTCAAGAGGCGCAGGTGCGTGAGGGGATAGTCACTGCACAGCTGAAAGAAGGCAGCACGGTTGAAGCGGAGATGCTCCTTGTCTCGATCGGACGCGGGTTTCAATCCCGCGACATCGGGGCGGAGGCAGCCGGCGTTGCGCTGGGTAAGCGAGGCGAGATTCTCGTCGATGACAGGATGGAGACGAACGTGCCCGGCGTCTACGCGATCGGCGATGTGGTCGGAAAGGCCATGCTGGCTCACGTGGCGTCAGCGCAAGGGAAAGTCGCCGTTGAAAACATCATGGGGCATCCGACAAAGATTCGCTACGAGGTCATTCCTGCCGGTATCTTCACCTTGCCGGAAGTCGGTCGGGTCGGGTTGACGGAGCGACAGGCTCGCGAACAGGCGCAAGCTGCCGGTCAGGATCCAGAGCAGGCCGTCAAGGTGGGACGTTTCCGCTATGCGGCGCTGGGTAAGGCCCAGGCAACCGGCGATCTTACGGGATTGTTCAAAGTGATCGCGGACACGGCAACAGGTAAGTTACTCGGTGCGCACATTGTGGGAGCCCATGCGGCCGACCTCATTCACGAAGCGGCATTGGCGATGGAAACCGGCGCCACAGTTTCGCAGATCGCCCATATGATTCATGCCCATCCGACACTCGCGGAAGGTTTCCTCGAGGCGGTCGAGGACGCTGAAGGCTGTGCGATTCACCAGATGAAGAAGAAATTATGA
- the gcvH gene encoding glycine cleavage system protein GcvH, with protein MIPSDLRYHKEHEWVRLNGKQATVGISHFAQDALGDIVFLDLPKVGAVVTAGQQIGEVESTKTTSTIYVPVSGTVSKINADLKDHPEVVNSDPYGKGWIAVIDLSNPGEVDQLMTAAQYEAFLASQKH; from the coding sequence ATGATTCCCAGCGACTTGCGGTATCACAAAGAACATGAATGGGTGCGTCTCAACGGGAAGCAAGCGACGGTGGGTATCAGTCACTTCGCCCAGGATGCCCTGGGGGATATTGTGTTTCTCGACCTGCCGAAAGTCGGCGCCGTCGTGACAGCCGGGCAGCAGATCGGCGAAGTGGAGTCCACAAAAACGACCTCGACCATTTACGTGCCGGTCAGCGGCACGGTCTCGAAGATCAACGCTGATCTGAAGGATCACCCTGAAGTCGTTAACTCCGATCCCTATGGCAAGGGCTGGATCGCCGTGATTGATCTCTCGAATCCTGGAGAAGTGGATCAGCTCATGACGGCCGCGCAATACGAGGCCTTTCTCGCCAGTCAGAAACACTAA
- a CDS encoding tetratricopeptide repeat protein, with translation MGSLPFTSGQQLVRGAVLTLSLALLCACSPRFVPVPSPSTPLDQSHADPARDAQLSLLREAHRAFVQERYPTAALFFRRFVDSTAAGAPRLAEARWWLGRSYEQMGEYRAAMAEYRVLATGDVGRDSQTQLYQQQALDRLDQLRQIPGGPPVTVVRQIAVGLPLSQLPPVSAWVAWLQALLKSGVTTVLLDPAGSDWSKERNSEAVQAFVGAAHLAGLSVWGALDLHHGRGIALRPEWLTQSFAKQGDAVNGYESAGFSSPLPDLLHPDYQAAVEDRVTMLVRAGCDGIFVRARDRQGFAQDFTEGSFQRFDLAFGLTLTPQQLLGDVVGGEAMAYDREAIYWRWVGWKARGYATMAARIRKMIREAKPAGRLLIEVHGRTVSEPLAGLEQHGEDLNDLLQRSGSELAIRVEDAHSSAFLEQFAQQVGSSDRLWLVRPVTVPGTTPLVEWTEGLGEVSRERGEGNLLLLPWSTGNLP, from the coding sequence ATGGGTTCTTTGCCCTTCACTTCTGGACAACAACTCGTGCGAGGGGCAGTGTTGACGCTGTCTCTCGCACTGTTGTGTGCCTGTAGCCCGCGATTCGTTCCCGTTCCTTCCCCATCAACCCCTCTTGACCAGAGTCACGCCGATCCGGCGCGCGATGCGCAATTGAGCTTGCTGCGTGAGGCCCATCGGGCGTTCGTGCAGGAGCGGTATCCCACGGCGGCATTGTTCTTCCGGCGATTTGTCGATTCGACGGCGGCCGGAGCGCCGCGGCTGGCAGAGGCCCGCTGGTGGCTCGGCCGTTCCTATGAGCAGATGGGAGAGTATCGTGCGGCAATGGCCGAATACCGCGTCCTTGCTACGGGTGACGTAGGACGCGATTCTCAGACTCAGCTCTACCAGCAACAGGCGTTGGATCGGCTTGATCAGTTGCGCCAGATTCCAGGCGGGCCTCCTGTCACAGTCGTGCGTCAGATTGCTGTGGGGCTCCCTCTGTCCCAGCTCCCTCCGGTATCGGCGTGGGTGGCGTGGTTGCAGGCATTGCTGAAGAGCGGTGTCACGACGGTGCTGCTGGATCCGGCCGGTTCTGACTGGAGCAAGGAGAGGAACTCGGAAGCGGTGCAGGCGTTTGTCGGTGCGGCGCATCTTGCCGGTCTCTCGGTATGGGGCGCACTGGATCTTCATCACGGGCGAGGTATCGCTCTCAGGCCGGAGTGGCTGACTCAGTCCTTTGCAAAGCAGGGCGATGCCGTCAATGGCTATGAGTCAGCCGGATTCTCTTCGCCGCTGCCTGATCTCTTGCACCCTGACTATCAGGCTGCCGTTGAAGACCGGGTGACGATGCTGGTGCGAGCCGGTTGCGACGGGATCTTTGTGAGGGCAAGAGACCGGCAGGGCTTTGCGCAAGACTTTACTGAAGGATCCTTCCAGCGGTTTGACTTGGCCTTTGGTCTGACTCTCACGCCGCAGCAACTGTTGGGTGACGTGGTTGGCGGAGAGGCGATGGCGTACGACCGGGAAGCGATCTATTGGCGATGGGTGGGCTGGAAGGCTAGAGGCTATGCCACGATGGCTGCGCGTATCAGAAAGATGATTCGTGAGGCCAAGCCGGCCGGGCGCCTGTTGATTGAGGTTCACGGAAGAACGGTCAGTGAGCCGTTGGCCGGGTTGGAGCAACACGGCGAGGATCTCAACGACTTGCTCCAACGGAGTGGGAGTGAACTTGCCATTCGTGTGGAGGACGCACACAGTTCAGCATTCTTGGAACAGTTCGCTCAGCAGGTGGGTTCGTCCGATCGACTCTGGCTGGTTCGGCCCGTGACGGTTCCGGGTACGACACCGCTCGTCGAGTGGACCGAAGGACTTGGGGAAGTCTCCCGGGAACGAGGGGAAGGTAATCTCTTATTGCTGCCTTGGAGTACGGGCAATCTTCCTTGA
- the ndk gene encoding nucleoside-diphosphate kinase, with product MSERTLAIIKPDAVKKNAVGDIINRYEKAGLKPVAMKLMQMSKPVAEGFYAVHKARPFFDSLCTFMSSGPAVVIVLQGDNAIKKNRELMGATDPAKADANTIRKAHGANIEFNAVHGSDSPETAAFETAYFFPGMEIFS from the coding sequence ATGAGTGAACGTACGTTAGCGATTATCAAGCCTGATGCCGTGAAGAAGAATGCCGTCGGGGACATCATCAACCGCTACGAAAAGGCGGGGTTGAAGCCGGTGGCCATGAAGCTGATGCAGATGTCGAAGCCGGTTGCGGAAGGTTTCTACGCTGTTCATAAGGCGCGCCCGTTCTTCGATAGCCTCTGCACCTTTATGTCGTCCGGTCCGGCGGTCGTGATCGTGTTGCAGGGCGACAATGCCATCAAGAAGAACCGGGAGCTGATGGGTGCGACCGATCCTGCCAAGGCTGACGCGAATACGATTCGCAAGGCGCATGGTGCGAATATCGAATTCAATGCCGTGCATGGATCCGATTCGCCTGAGACCGCGGCATTCGAAACCGCCTATTTCTTTCCAGGCATGGAAATCTTTAGTTAG
- the mtnA gene encoding S-methyl-5-thioribose-1-phosphate isomerase encodes MVPTVEWKNGFVRLLDQSRLPEHVEFLDCRDYRAVADAIRELKVRGAPAIGVTAALGVALGAQAVSATEFPTFAQALVPICEHLAATRPTAVNLFWAIDRMKKKLASLSAQSVPAVKAALLAEAQAILDEDIALCKAMGKHGAELIASGQTVLTHCNAGALATAGYGTALGVIRAAWEQGKKIQVIADETRPVLQGARLTAWELMQDKIPVTLITDNMAGSLMRQGKIQLCVVGADRIAANGDVANKIGTYSVAVLARAHGIPFYVAAPYSTIDLKTKTGADIPIEQRNSLEVTTIHGSHPIAPAGVAVYNPAFDVTPAELITGIITERGVFKPGELAKQFTS; translated from the coding sequence ATGGTTCCCACCGTCGAATGGAAAAATGGTTTCGTGCGGCTTCTCGATCAGAGTCGGTTGCCCGAGCATGTCGAGTTTCTCGACTGCCGGGATTATCGGGCGGTGGCCGATGCGATTCGTGAATTAAAAGTCCGCGGGGCTCCTGCGATCGGTGTGACGGCCGCGTTGGGTGTGGCCTTGGGTGCGCAGGCGGTCTCCGCGACGGAGTTCCCCACGTTCGCCCAGGCGCTTGTGCCGATCTGCGAGCATCTGGCGGCGACCAGGCCGACGGCCGTCAATCTGTTTTGGGCGATCGATCGCATGAAAAAGAAACTTGCGTCCTTGAGCGCGCAATCGGTGCCTGCCGTGAAAGCCGCACTGCTGGCCGAGGCGCAAGCTATTCTTGATGAGGATATTGCGCTCTGCAAAGCCATGGGGAAGCACGGCGCGGAGCTGATCGCGAGCGGTCAGACCGTCCTGACTCATTGCAACGCCGGAGCGCTAGCGACGGCGGGTTATGGCACGGCGCTCGGTGTGATTCGCGCAGCCTGGGAGCAGGGAAAGAAGATCCAAGTCATTGCGGATGAAACGCGCCCGGTCTTGCAAGGCGCCCGGCTCACGGCCTGGGAGCTGATGCAGGACAAGATTCCGGTGACGCTGATTACCGACAACATGGCCGGATCGCTCATGCGCCAGGGGAAGATTCAGCTCTGCGTCGTCGGCGCCGATCGGATCGCGGCCAACGGCGATGTGGCGAATAAGATTGGCACCTATTCCGTGGCGGTGCTCGCCAGGGCGCACGGTATTCCCTTCTATGTCGCAGCGCCGTACTCGACGATCGATCTCAAAACCAAGACCGGCGCGGACATCCCCATCGAGCAACGAAACTCGCTAGAAGTCACCACCATCCACGGCAGCCACCCGATCGCGCCCGCCGGCGTGGCCGTCTACAATCCTGCTTTTGACGTGACGCCGGCTGAATTAATCACCGGCATCATTACCGAACGCGGTGTCTTCAAGCCGGGTGAGCTGGCAAAGCAGTTTACATCGTAG
- a CDS encoding MraY family glycosyltransferase — MATRVIEHDLSMAESPRAWRWLTPAMVAAVVGTVALAVPAVRDLFQLEGLRWLYVLLFAFLGSVALTPVMVQISHHWNLVDIPTERKIHVQPTPRLGGVAVYAGFVGSVLMNSILPDWMTAIVLAGSLLLIVGVIDDIRELPASSKLVAQLVAAGIVIASGKVLTLFPAGGAGGIGEAANVLLTLLWIVGITNAFNFFDGMDGLASGLAILMAGFMGVVAFETDQPGVGWLAMAVIGACAGFFPYNFRGAQPAKIFLGDGGSTFLGFTLACLAVKGNWANHSPMVSFSNPLLIFGVLIYDMIHITVERVVTGKVQSVKEWLDYVGKDHLHHRLERALGSRQASVAMIFLLTVCLGLSAMALRHAGLQEAVLLLGQAGLIVGMVTILELSGRRR, encoded by the coding sequence ATGGCGACGCGAGTAATCGAACACGATTTGTCGATGGCCGAGAGCCCTCGCGCCTGGCGCTGGCTGACACCCGCGATGGTGGCGGCGGTAGTCGGGACGGTGGCATTGGCGGTGCCGGCTGTACGCGACCTGTTTCAGCTGGAGGGGCTGCGCTGGCTCTATGTGCTCTTGTTTGCGTTTCTGGGAAGCGTCGCCCTCACGCCGGTGATGGTTCAGATCAGTCACCACTGGAATCTCGTCGACATTCCGACGGAACGGAAGATTCATGTGCAGCCGACGCCCCGGCTCGGCGGCGTCGCCGTCTATGCGGGTTTTGTCGGATCCGTGCTGATGAATTCAATCCTGCCGGACTGGATGACGGCGATTGTGTTGGCCGGGTCGCTGTTGTTGATCGTCGGAGTGATCGACGATATTCGGGAGTTGCCCGCCTCATCGAAACTCGTGGCGCAGCTCGTGGCGGCCGGGATCGTGATCGCGTCGGGCAAGGTGCTCACCCTCTTCCCGGCAGGCGGGGCAGGGGGAATAGGTGAAGCGGCGAATGTGCTGTTAACCCTGCTCTGGATCGTCGGGATTACGAACGCCTTTAACTTCTTTGACGGCATGGACGGTTTGGCCAGTGGTCTCGCCATTCTCATGGCGGGCTTCATGGGGGTAGTGGCGTTTGAAACCGACCAGCCCGGCGTAGGATGGTTGGCGATGGCCGTCATCGGCGCCTGTGCCGGATTCTTTCCGTACAATTTTCGGGGTGCTCAGCCGGCGAAAATATTTCTTGGCGACGGCGGGTCGACGTTCCTCGGGTTTACGCTGGCCTGTCTGGCGGTCAAAGGGAATTGGGCCAACCATAGTCCGATGGTCTCCTTCAGCAATCCACTGCTGATCTTCGGTGTGCTGATCTACGACATGATCCATATTACCGTGGAGCGAGTGGTCACCGGGAAAGTGCAATCCGTGAAAGAGTGGCTGGACTATGTGGGCAAGGACCATCTGCATCATCGATTAGAACGGGCATTGGGATCCCGGCAGGCTAGTGTCGCCATGATTTTCCTGCTCACCGTTTGCCTCGGTCTTTCCGCCATGGCACTCCGCCACGCCGGTCTTCAGGAGGCCGTGCTGTTGCTCGGGCAAGCCGGCCTTATTGTCGGCATGGTGACCATCCTGGAATTGAGCGGCCGCCGTCGCTAG